TCTGATTTGGTAACTCTAGAAGGGCCGGAAGGCACGATATCTTTAAAGGTGGGACAATGATGTTTTTGCAAAAAAAAATGTTTGCGTTGGTTTTTGTTCTTGTTTTTAGTCTGATGGGGGTAGTTCAGGCTGGACCACAGGTATCTTTAAATGTAGTTGATACGGATGTACGTGATGTGCTTAATTCATTGGCGCGTTTAGGTAATGCGAATATTGTGACTGATGGCGATATAAAAGGAAATATCACGATACAGATTCATTCACTTGATTTTGATTCTGCGCTAGATTTAGTAACAAAGATGAAGGGGCTTACCTATCATAAAGCGGGGGATGTTATCTTAGTTGGTCCGAAAGATAATATGAGCTCTAATTTCGGCTCTATGCATATTTTTCAATTGAAATATGCAAATCCAAGTACTGTAATTTCGGCAGCTTCTTTAGCTTTAGGATATACAGAAAGTAATGCGAAGACTCCTGCAAGCACTTCGAGCAGTGACTCTGTCTCAACTTCCGGAACTGATGGTATTGCTACGACAAAGGTAATCGATCGTGCAAAGGAAGAGTCAAACCTTGTTCAAGTGAATAACGGGATTACCAATCGTCTATCTATAGATAAGGCAACAAATTCTTTATTATTTTATGGCACGGATGAAGAGGCAAATAAAATTGCACAAATGCTAACATCTATTGATATTCCATATCAACAAGTATCTGTAGAGGCAGAAATTGTTGCAATTAATAAAGATGCATCAAAAAATCTTGGAATTGAGTGGAATTGGTCATCCTTGCCTCAATATCCAGAATATGAAACGGAATATAAAACTTTGACTAATAGCTATACCGATAGTAGTGGAAAGGAATATCAATTTTCTACGCAAGTCCCAAAACAGACGATTACACGTAAATGGGGAGCTAGTGACGGACAATTGGCTGGAGGGATAGTTAGTTTTGGACGTACACCGGAAGGACATTCGTATGAATTTTATTATTCGGCAACGATTAATGCATTAGTTACTGATGGAAAAGCAAATATTTTAGCTCGTCCCAATATACAGACGATGAATGGAAGAGAAGCGGTTATTAATATTGGTGGACAGATTCCGATTTCAACAGTGACAATGAATGATAACACATCTACGACTAGTATTGAATATAAAGACACTGGTATTATCTTACGTTATACACCGCAGATTAACCCAGATGGATATATTACAGCAAATGTATATACGGAAGTAAGTTCACCGGTTTATGTAGAAGATTTGAAAGCGTATCGATTTAATAAACGTTCTGCTGATACTGTAGTCAGGTTAAAAGATGGAGAAACGATGGTGATTGGTGGGCTTATTGGCAGTGAAGAAAGCAAATCCTATAGTAAAATACCATTCTTAGGCGATTTGCCGATACTAGGTAAATTTTTTAGCAATCATAACAATACAAAAAATGAATCAGAAGTAATGATTTTCTTAACAGCACGTATTATCAAATAGGATGTGGTATAGAGATGAAAATAAGGGTATTGATTGCAGATGATCATTTGCTCTTGCGGCAAGGAATTCGAAAAGTACTTGAGCTAGAACCTGATTTTGAGGTTGTTGACGAAGCAATAAATGGACAAGAGGCATTATCGAAAACATTGATATTAGAACCAGATATTTTATTATTAGATTTAAATATGCCGATGTTAAATGGTGTAGAAGTTGCTAGGCAGTTAAAATCAGCGAAGGCAAAGACAAAGATTATTGTTTTGACTATGCACGATGATGACAATTATGTCATAGAGTTATTGAGAAGTGGTGCAGCGGGATATTTATTAAAAGATGTGGAACCATCTATTTTAATTAAAGCGATTCGCATGGTGAAAAATGGAGAATCGTTTATATATCCTGAAGCAGCAGAAAGCCTTTTTGGTGTAACGCAGTGTTCAGGAAATATTGGCGCACAGGCAGAGCAAATTTGGCGTGAACGCCGTAGTGAGCGATTAACGGCACGGGAATTAGATGTTTTACGCTGTATAGCGCAAGGCTTTAGCAATCAAGATATCGCGAAGACGTTATTTGTTAGTGAGAAAACAGTAAAGAATCATTTAACAAATATTTTTCGTAAAATTAATGTCAATGATCGTACGCAGGCTTTGTTATATGTACTAAAAAATAAAATTATGACGTTGGAATAAAAAGAGACTCCTAATGGCGATACTTGCTATAGGGAGTCTCTTTTTTATAAATTTATGAATTAAATTCAACTTTTTTTGAAAATAGGATAGAAAAACGTTTAAAAAAGCGCTATGATAATAGATATGTTATTTTTTAATAGGGAAAGGGTGGCAGTATGGCTTCCTATCCGATCAATCTTAATTTAAAAGATCGATTATGTATTGTTATAGGTGGTGGGCGTGTTGCTTGGCGAAAAGTCAATACGCTTTTAGATACAGGTGCAAAGCTGCGTATCGTTAGTCCGCATGTTATTGAGGAGTTAACGGAGCTAATTAGATTAAACAAAATTGAATATTATCAAAAATTTTATGAAAAAAAAGATATCATGGGAGCTTTTTTAGTGATTTGTGCAACGGACAATAAACAAGTAAATGCTTTGATAGGAGAAGATGCACAAAAAAATGGTGCACTTGTTAATGTTGTGGATGATAGTTATCCGAGCGATTTTACGGTTCCTGCGCAGATAAAGCAAGGGGATTTGTTGCTTACTGTATCAACGAGTGGGAAAAGTCCGGAGATATCACGGCAACTTAGAATGGAACTTGAATCCACATATGGTCGTAAGTCTTATGCGGATTTTATTACGTTAGTTGCTTCTTTTCGTGAAAAATTAAAACACATGGATATACCGTCTCGTCAGCGTGAGTTATTTTGGCGGCAGATGATAAATCGCGAAGTATTAGAATTCGTGCGAAATGGTGAAATTAGCATTGTGGAGGCAAGATTTAAAAATGCAATTAGTAGTTTTAGGGCTGAATCATAAAACCGCGCCGGTTGATGTAAGAGAACGTTTTTCATTTTCAGAAGATCAAGTGCGATTAGGATTGCGTAATATGGATCTTTATGAAGGCATTAATGAAGCTGTTATTATTTCGACGTGCAATCGTACAGAAATGTATGCAGTTGTTGATGATTCAGATGATGGATTACCGGTATTGAAAGAGTTTTTTTATGATATGGCAAGTAGTGATGAAAATATTGATGAGTACTTATTTTTTTATGAAAATGATGAATGCATTCGTCACTTGTTTCGTGTAGCAGCAAGTTTAGATTCCCTGGTCATTGGTGAGGGGCAGATATTAAGTCAGGTAAAGAAAAGTTATGCGATTGCGCGAGAAATGGGCATGGCGAGTACCGTAATTAATACGTTATTTCATCGTGCGATTGCTGTCGGTAAGCGCGTTCGCACGGAAACGCGAATTGCCTACAGCGCAGTGTCTGTGAGTTATGCGGCAGTTGAACTCGCAAAAAATGTGATTGGAGATTTGGCGAAAGTTAATGTTCTTTTACTAGGCGCTGGGCAAATGGGTGAATTAACAGCCAGACACTTGGCTGATGCAGGTGTAAATCAAGTTTTGGTAGCAAATCGCCGTTATGAGCGAGCCGTTGAACTAGCAGCTCAATTTAATGGACGAGCTGTTGAATTTGATAAATTTATGACTGAAGCACTTGATACGGATATCGTAATTACCTCTACTGGAGCACCACATTATGTGGTGAAGAAATGGGAAACTTCGCAGTTGATGAAAAAACGTAAGGGACGACCGCTAATTTTTATCGATATTGCAGTACCACGTGATGTTGAGCCAGAGGTTGCGAATTTAAATGGTGTTGAACTATATAATATTGATGATTTGGAAGCTGTAGTGGATTCTAATATAAAAATTCGTGAGCAGGAAGCAAAAGAGGCAGAGCGTATTGTAGAAGAGGAAGTTGTTGAACTTGTAAATAAATTTCGTTATTTGTCTTTCCGACCAGTGATGGCTCTTTTAACGGATAAAGCAAATCGGATTCGTGAACGTGAAGTGAAACGAGCAATGAGCAAATTTGAAGATATTACACCTGAAGAACGCAGGATTGTTGAAAATATGTCAAAGATGATTATTCGTAAATTACTGCGTGAGCCGATGGTGCGGATGAATAGTGCTGCAGGAACGGGACATGAGCAGTATTATATGAAAGCAATGAGCGATTTATTTAAATTAGATACAATAGGGGAGAGTCGTAAAATTGAGAAAATCAGTAGTTATCGGTACGCGCGGCAGTAAGTTAGCGCTTTGGCAGGCAAATTACATCGCCGATTGTTTAAGAAAGCAGTATCCGGATTTGACGGTTGAGCTAAAGCAAATCACAACGATGGGAGATAAGATTCTTGATGTGCCGTTGGCGAAAATCGGTGGCAAGGGTTTGTTTACAAAAGAGTTAGAGAATGAAATGTTATCTGGGACGATTGATTTGGCAGTGCATAGTTTAAAAGATATGCCAACAGAGCTTCCAGAAGGTCTTACTTTAGCTGCAATTACTGAACGCATAGCTTCTGGTGATGCGCTTGTGAGCAATCATTTTTCATCGCTTCAGGCATTGCCCAAAGGTGCTAGAGTCGGAACTTCAAGCTTGCGTAGAAAAGCACAGCTTTTAGCATACCGACCGGATTTAATTATTTCTGATTTAAGAGGAAATGTAGATACGCGGCTTAAAAAACTTGATGATGGCGAATTTGATGCTATTGTTTTAGCTGCAGCGGGATTAAAGCGTTTAGGTTGGGAGAAAAGAATTGCAGAAATTCTTGACACGAAGGTTTGTTTACCTGCGGTTGGCCAGGGGGCATTAGCAATTGAGACGCGTGCAGATGATCAAACTATTTTAGATTTATTAGCCTTTCTAAATGACGAAGAAACGCGTGTGACGACAACAGCGGAACGAGCTTTTTTACGTACGGTAGAAGGCGGCTGCCAAGTTCCAGTTGGTGTCTATGGAACGGTGGTTGGTGAAAATCAAATGCAAGTAGAGGCATTGATTGCAAGCCTTGATGGCAAGGTTGTTGTACGTGATACATTGCGAGGATCGTTTGCAGATGCAGAAATATTGGGGATACGTTTAGCGAAGAGCTTATTAGCGCGTGGCGGGCGCGAAATTATGATTAGCGTAGGCTGTATGGTATAAAGTAAGACTTGATTCAGGAGGATGAGACATGGCTGGAATGGTTTATTTAGTGGGTGCAGGACCTGGAGATTATAAATTAATTAGTATGAAAGCATGTGAATGCATACAGAAAGCCGATACGATTGTTTATGATCGCTTGGCGGATGATCGCTTACTTTCTTATGCACGTAAAGATGTTGAACTTATTTATGTAGGAAAAGCATCGAGCAATCATACGATGAAGCAGGAAGACATTAATCAATTGCTCGTGGATAAAGCAAAAGAGGGCAAAATTGTTACACGATTAAAGGGCGGAGATCCTTTTGTATTTGGCAGAGGCGGCGAAGAGGCTTTATTACTGGAAGAAAATCATTTGCCGTTTGAAGTCGTACCAGGGATTACTTCGGCGATTTCAGTTCCGGCATATGCAGGGATTCCAGTAACGCATCGTGGCATTGCAACGTCGTTTGCCGTGGTAACGGGGCATGAAGATCCGACGAAAGCAAAATCCAATATGCGTTGGGAGAAGTTAGCGACAGCTGTAGACACATTGGTATTTTTAATGGGAGTAGAAAATTTACCGCATATTACATCAAAGTTGATTGAAAATGGACGCAGTGCAGATACACCAGCGGCAGTGATTCGCTGGGGAACTAAGCTTGATCAGCGTACATTAATTACAACGGTCGGAAAAGCGGCGGAAGATGTAAAGCTAAATGATATTAAACCACCTGCAATATTTATTGTCGGTGATGTAGTGAATTTACGCGAAAAATTAGCGTGGTTTGATAACAAACCGCTGTTTGGTAAGACGGTATTAGTTACTAGAGCACGCGAACAAGCAAGCTTACTTACCGGCAAATTAGAAGAGTTAGGTGCAAGATGCATTGAAGCTCCAGCAATTCGCATTGTAGAACCTGATACTTATGAAGCAATGGATACGGCGATTGAGAATTTAAGCGATTATCAATGGCTCATTTTTACGAGTACAAATGGTGTGGAAAGATTTTTTAACCGTTTAAATAGCAAGCAGCTAGATGCTAGAGCGATTCGAGGTAAAGTAGCAGCCATTGGAGTTTCTACGGCAAATGCTTTACGCAGTTATGGTGTTTTAGCTGATTTGATTCCAGTGGAGTTCCGTGCCGAAGGCATCGTTGAACTTATGCAGGATATGGTAAAACCGGGCGATAAAATTTTGATTCCTCGCGCAAAAGTTGCCAGAGAAATTTTGCCGCAAAAATTACGTGAACTTGGAGCGATAGTTGATGTCGTAACTGCTTATCAAACGGTAAGCGGTGATGTAGACAAAGACGCGTTAAAAGCAATGTTTGTAAATAATGAAATAGATTTAGTTACGTTTACAAGTTCTTCTACCGTAACAAATTTACTTGATATTTTAGGTGAAGATGGTGCGAAAATGATTTCTAGTGTAAAGACAGCTTGTATTGGCCCAATTACAATGCTGACTTGTGAAGATCATAAAATTACACCAACGATTGTTGCCGAAGAATATACAATTTCTGGGCTTGTTGAATCCATTAAAAAAATGTTCAAAATATAATAAATACCCTATGACTAAACGATGGTCATAGGGTATTTCACTAGGATTATTGCATTTCTATGGATTACTGGGTATAATTTTTTAGATGAAGGTTTTTAGATATAAATTTAAAATTTCTATATAGGGGATGACGTAAATGAAACAGACATTGAGACCGCGTCGAATGCGTATTTCGGAAGGGGTTCGCAGTTTGGTTCGTGAAACTTCTTTATCAGTAAAAGATTTTGTTTATCCAATTTTCGTTGTACCAGGGGAAAAAGTCAAAGAAGAAATTTCCTCTTTGCCAGGTTGCTATCATTTATCAGTGGATGAAGCGCTAAAGGTAGCAGAGGAAGTCGTAAGCCTTGGCATTCCATCAGTTGAGGTGTTTGGATTGCCAGCATATAAAGATGAAATAGGTTCAAGTGCGTGGGACATGACAAGTCCTGTGCAACAGGCGATAAAAGCAATCAAAGAAAAATTTCCAGAGCTTGTGATTATTGGCGATGTTTGTTTATGTCAGTATACAAGTCATGGTCATTGCGGACAGTTATGCGGACAATATGTGGATAATGATGAAACCTTGAAGCTATTGGCGAAGGTTGCAGTAAGTCAAGCTAAGGCTGGTGCGGATATGGTTGCGCCATCTGATATGATGGATGGCAGGGTTGCAGCAATTCGTCAGGCTCTTGATGAATCAGGGTACCAAAATGTATCGATTATGTCTTATGCGGTAAAATATGCTTCGGCTTATTATGGACCGTTTAGAGATGCAGCGCATAGTACACCGCAATTTGGTGATCGTCGTTCTTACCAAATGGATCCGGCAAATTCGCGTGAAGCGTTAAAAGAAGTAGCACTTGATACGGCAGAAGGTGCAGATATTATTATGGTTAAACCAGCGTTATCATACCTTGATATCGTTCGTCAGGTACGTGGTACTACGCATTTGCCAGTAGCCGTATATAATGTAAGTGGTGAATATGCAATGGTGAAAGCGGCGGCTGCAAATGGTTGGATTGATGAAAAGCGAATCGTACTAGAAACATTATTGAGTATGAAACGTGCCGGCGCGGACATGATTATTACATACCATGCATTAGATGCAGCGCGCTGGTTAGCTGAAAAATAGGAGGCTGAGGAAAGATGGCTTTAAATTTAGAAAAATCCGCAGCAGCATTTGCTGAGGCAAAACAATATATCCCTGGTGGAGTAAATAGTCCGGTCCGTTCTTTTCGTAATGTTGGTGGCACTCCGCCGTTTATTACGAAAGCAAAAGGCAGCAGGATTTATGATATTGATGGCAATGAATATATTGATTATATCGGTTCATGGGGCCCAATGATTGTTGGACATGCTAATGATGAAGTCGTAGCTGCACTAAAAGAAGCAGTTGATCGTGGGACAAGTTATGGTGCACCAACTTTGCTTGAAACGGAATTAGCAAAGTTAATTAATCAGATTATGCCATCGATGGAATTGATTCGCATGGTGAACTCCGGAACAGAAGCGACGATGAGTGCGCTTCGCTTAGCAAGAGGCTATACTGGTCGCGATAAAATTGTAAAATTTGAAGGCTGTTATCACGGGCATCATGATAGTTTACTGGTAAAAGCAGGTTCTGGTGCGGCGACTTTTGGTGTACCTGATAGTCCTGGTGTTCCTTCTAGTATTGCGAATAATACGTTGACGATTCCATATAACGATATTGATGCTGCAGAAAAAATTTTTAGTGAGGTTGGCAGTGAAATTGCGGCAGTCATTATTGAACCGGTTGCCGGGAATATGGGATTAGTATTACCTCGCCAAGGATATTTACGTAAATTGCGTGAAATTACCACGAAATATGGTGCGCTATTAATTTTTGATGAGGTAATGTGTGGTTTTAGAGCTGCGCTTGGCGGAGCGCAAGCGGCTTATGGGATTACGCCTGATTTAACTTGTTTAGGCAAAATTATTGGTGGTGGTCTTCCAGTTGGGGCTTATGGTGGTAGACGTGATATCATGGAACAGATTTCACCGGCTGGACCAATTTATCAGGCAGGTACACTTAGTGGCAATCCACTTGCGATGACCGCAGGAATTGCAACGATGAAAATTATTTCTCGTGAACCTGAATATAAACAACCTGACTATAGTCGTCGGTTAACGATTAAGACAAAACAGTTGACAACGGGTATGGAAGAAATGGTGAAAAAAGCAGGGCTTAAATTGCAATTCCATCAAGCTGGTTCAATGTTTGGCTTATTCTTTAATGAAAATGAAGTATATGATTATGCGACATCGGCGCAGTCTGATCAAGAAGCATATAAAATTTATTTCCATAGTATGTTAGAGCAAGGAATTTATTTAGCGCCGTCTCAATTTGAAACAGCATTTATGTCTGGTGCACATACAGAGGAAGATATTCAAAAAACAATTGTAGCGAGTGAAGTGGCTTTTGCAAAAGTTGCAGCGTGGAAAAAGTAAAAAGAACTTAACAAAAGAAGCAGACTCATTTTGAGTCTGCTTCTTTTATCCTTTTAATGGGGTTGTAATTACTTCGATATTATCGCCGCTTTTTACAGGTGTTATATATTCGGCTGGTTGATTGTTGAGTAAAATTTCTACACTGACTTTGCTAAAGGCGCTAGGTGCTTTATAGCCGACAGTGAATAAAATGTCGCTAAGTATTGGCGTCCCTTTATCTATTAGCTCATAAGTAATTTCAGCGCCATCTTTTGCAACGTCATCGAGAAGTGCATTATTTCCATTCATTTTTATGGTATAATGACTCGTTGGAATAAAATGTTTTTTCTTATTAAAATATATGTAGATTCCCTTATCAATCGTTTCGAGTTGAAGGACTTTACCTAATTGGGGGACTTTCGGTTCGATTAAAGTAATTTCATCATTTGGTTCAATTGGATGTGATACTGTTGCCGGCTCATCATTTACGAGTATCGTCGTCGATACGCTATGTTGAGTTTTAACCCCATTTACTGTATAGGTAAATCGATGGGGTTGCGGAGAATAACCTACGCTTACAAGTATTTCACCCAAATTTTTCAAATTGCGATAGGTAACGATATCACGGTCTTTTAATTGCTGATCTAATTTGGCAGGTTTATCATTTACTAAGAGAATTGGTGATACAGTGTAATTTTCATTATTAATCAAAACGCTCATATCTTCTGCTGGTTCTACGACATCTTTTAAATACACAGTAGGTGCTTTACCATTAATTCCGCACACTACAGATATTTTATCCCCATCTTTAATTTCCGTATCTAATGTTGTTTTCTCGTTATTTAAAAGTAATTCAGCTGCTGTTCCCATTGTGCCAGGAATAAATTTTGTTTGTTTATTGATAGTAACGGTAATCGCAAGACCGGGTTTACCATTTAAGTCTTTTAGGCCAATGCCAGCAGCAAGTAATGCATCTGAGAGGGTTAGTTTTCCAATATTAAATAGACGATAAGGGGTATTGTTTACATGTACTGTAATAAAATGCAAACTTTGAGAAGCTGCTACTTTTAAAATCCCAAGTGGGGTTACGTTATCCGGCTGTTTTAACTCATCGGGAAACTCCATTCCATGAATTGTATCGGGTCGCCGTACGGCAACTCTTGGGGCAGGAATTTCTAACGCTTGTGCGAGCATTTCTGGTAAAAGCGGGGTTAAGGACCCACCACCAACTAATAATACAGCTTGGGGTGATTCTTTATTTAATGCAATGATTTGGTTGGCAATAGCCTGTGCCAGTTCACCGACATTCGGCTTAACTTGTTCAACGATTTCCGTAGGTGACAAATTGTATTCAATTCCAAGAATATCTGAAAAAGTGATTGTAGTTTCCGTGGATGTTTTTTGCATAGTTAATTCGCGTTTAATTCTTTCGGCGACATTGAAATCTAAGAGATACGCTTGCGAAAGTGCTTCTGTAATTTCATCTCCGGCAAGTGGAACCATGCCGTAACCAATAATCGTACCATTTTTTGTTATCGCAACGTCGGAGGTGCCTGCACCAATATCTACGAGAACTAGATTTAAATGGCGCATTGTTGGTGGGATTAATACGTTAATCGCAGCAATTGGTTCTAAGGTTAATGCTGACATCTCTAAATTGGCCGCTATTAGTGCCGATTGCATTGAGTCGATAACTTGGCGAGGCAAAAACGTTGCAATTACTTCTATATGTGCTTTTTTCCCGCGTTGTCCTACTAATGTTTTTAAAGGAACGTTATCAAGCTTATAGGTTATGGTGCTATAGCCGACACAATAATATAATGTCGGATCGTCTACTGTATTAGAAGTAGCAAGTTTTTTTTGTGCGGCTTGAATGGCGGAAAGTTCTAAGGTGCGTTCATTTTCTGGAGTGATGATTTCTGATATTTCCATTTCTGCTTCGGCAGTAATCGTATAGAGTGCACGCCCTGCTGCTGCAACCGCAGCATGATTTAGTGTTCCAACGCGATCTTCAAGTTTTAATTTTACTTCTTCTAGTATTGCAGCAACTTCGGGGACATCGTGAATTTGACCATCTAGCATTGCTCTGGTATTATGTTCTTTACGTTCTGCTGCAATAATTTTTATATCTTTACCGATTTTTTCGGCTACGATGCCAATGACACTTCGTGTTCCAATATCTAGTGAAAATAATAGATTTTTATTCATAGGTGAGCTCCTTTATCTAAAGTAAAAAATAAAGTAAGAGTTGACTCAAGTGGAATTTTTACTCTATTTGAGTTCTGGTTATCAGGTAACAATGGATTATTTCGAGAATTTGTGTGATTATTCCTTTGATTTTTAGCAAAATATATAATATTATTAGTAATTGATTTTGATTT
This genomic interval from Selenobaculum gibii contains the following:
- a CDS encoding response regulator, translating into MKIRVLIADDHLLLRQGIRKVLELEPDFEVVDEAINGQEALSKTLILEPDILLLDLNMPMLNGVEVARQLKSAKAKTKIIVLTMHDDDNYVIELLRSGAAGYLLKDVEPSILIKAIRMVKNGESFIYPEAAESLFGVTQCSGNIGAQAEQIWRERRSERLTARELDVLRCIAQGFSNQDIAKTLFVSEKTVKNHLTNIFRKINVNDRTQALLYVLKNKIMTLE
- a CDS encoding cell division FtsA domain-containing protein; protein product: MNKNLLFSLDIGTRSVIGIVAEKIGKDIKIIAAERKEHNTRAMLDGQIHDVPEVAAILEEVKLKLEDRVGTLNHAAVAAAGRALYTITAEAEMEISEIITPENERTLELSAIQAAQKKLATSNTVDDPTLYYCVGYSTITYKLDNVPLKTLVGQRGKKAHIEVIATFLPRQVIDSMQSALIAANLEMSALTLEPIAAINVLIPPTMRHLNLVLVDIGAGTSDVAITKNGTIIGYGMVPLAGDEITEALSQAYLLDFNVAERIKRELTMQKTSTETTITFSDILGIEYNLSPTEIVEQVKPNVGELAQAIANQIIALNKESPQAVLLVGGGSLTPLLPEMLAQALEIPAPRVAVRRPDTIHGMEFPDELKQPDNVTPLGILKVAASQSLHFITVHVNNTPYRLFNIGKLTLSDALLAAGIGLKDLNGKPGLAITVTINKQTKFIPGTMGTAAELLLNNEKTTLDTEIKDGDKISVVCGINGKAPTVYLKDVVEPAEDMSVLINNENYTVSPILLVNDKPAKLDQQLKDRDIVTYRNLKNLGEILVSVGYSPQPHRFTYTVNGVKTQHSVSTTILVNDEPATVSHPIEPNDEITLIEPKVPQLGKVLQLETIDKGIYIYFNKKKHFIPTSHYTIKMNGNNALLDDVAKDGAEITYELIDKGTPILSDILFTVGYKAPSAFSKVSVEILLNNQPAEYITPVKSGDNIEVITTPLKG
- the hemL gene encoding glutamate-1-semialdehyde 2,1-aminomutase; translated protein: MALNLEKSAAAFAEAKQYIPGGVNSPVRSFRNVGGTPPFITKAKGSRIYDIDGNEYIDYIGSWGPMIVGHANDEVVAALKEAVDRGTSYGAPTLLETELAKLINQIMPSMELIRMVNSGTEATMSALRLARGYTGRDKIVKFEGCYHGHHDSLLVKAGSGAATFGVPDSPGVPSSIANNTLTIPYNDIDAAEKIFSEVGSEIAAVIIEPVAGNMGLVLPRQGYLRKLREITTKYGALLIFDEVMCGFRAALGGAQAAYGITPDLTCLGKIIGGGLPVGAYGGRRDIMEQISPAGPIYQAGTLSGNPLAMTAGIATMKIISREPEYKQPDYSRRLTIKTKQLTTGMEEMVKKAGLKLQFHQAGSMFGLFFNENEVYDYATSAQSDQEAYKIYFHSMLEQGIYLAPSQFETAFMSGAHTEEDIQKTIVASEVAFAKVAAWKK
- the cobA gene encoding uroporphyrinogen-III C-methyltransferase; the encoded protein is MAGMVYLVGAGPGDYKLISMKACECIQKADTIVYDRLADDRLLSYARKDVELIYVGKASSNHTMKQEDINQLLVDKAKEGKIVTRLKGGDPFVFGRGGEEALLLEENHLPFEVVPGITSAISVPAYAGIPVTHRGIATSFAVVTGHEDPTKAKSNMRWEKLATAVDTLVFLMGVENLPHITSKLIENGRSADTPAAVIRWGTKLDQRTLITTVGKAAEDVKLNDIKPPAIFIVGDVVNLREKLAWFDNKPLFGKTVLVTRAREQASLLTGKLEELGARCIEAPAIRIVEPDTYEAMDTAIENLSDYQWLIFTSTNGVERFFNRLNSKQLDARAIRGKVAAIGVSTANALRSYGVLADLIPVEFRAEGIVELMQDMVKPGDKILIPRAKVAREILPQKLRELGAIVDVVTAYQTVSGDVDKDALKAMFVNNEIDLVTFTSSSTVTNLLDILGEDGAKMISSVKTACIGPITMLTCEDHKITPTIVAEEYTISGLVESIKKMFKI
- the hemB gene encoding porphobilinogen synthase — translated: MKQTLRPRRMRISEGVRSLVRETSLSVKDFVYPIFVVPGEKVKEEISSLPGCYHLSVDEALKVAEEVVSLGIPSVEVFGLPAYKDEIGSSAWDMTSPVQQAIKAIKEKFPELVIIGDVCLCQYTSHGHCGQLCGQYVDNDETLKLLAKVAVSQAKAGADMVAPSDMMDGRVAAIRQALDESGYQNVSIMSYAVKYASAYYGPFRDAAHSTPQFGDRRSYQMDPANSREALKEVALDTAEGADIIMVKPALSYLDIVRQVRGTTHLPVAVYNVSGEYAMVKAAAANGWIDEKRIVLETLLSMKRAGADMIITYHALDAARWLAEK
- a CDS encoding precorrin-2 dehydrogenase/sirohydrochlorin ferrochelatase family protein, with protein sequence MASYPINLNLKDRLCIVIGGGRVAWRKVNTLLDTGAKLRIVSPHVIEELTELIRLNKIEYYQKFYEKKDIMGAFLVICATDNKQVNALIGEDAQKNGALVNVVDDSYPSDFTVPAQIKQGDLLLTVSTSGKSPEISRQLRMELESTYGRKSYADFITLVASFREKLKHMDIPSRQRELFWRQMINREVLEFVRNGEISIVEARFKNAISSFRAES
- the hemA gene encoding glutamyl-tRNA reductase, translating into MQLVVLGLNHKTAPVDVRERFSFSEDQVRLGLRNMDLYEGINEAVIISTCNRTEMYAVVDDSDDGLPVLKEFFYDMASSDENIDEYLFFYENDECIRHLFRVAASLDSLVIGEGQILSQVKKSYAIAREMGMASTVINTLFHRAIAVGKRVRTETRIAYSAVSVSYAAVELAKNVIGDLAKVNVLLLGAGQMGELTARHLADAGVNQVLVANRRYERAVELAAQFNGRAVEFDKFMTEALDTDIVITSTGAPHYVVKKWETSQLMKKRKGRPLIFIDIAVPRDVEPEVANLNGVELYNIDDLEAVVDSNIKIREQEAKEAERIVEEEVVELVNKFRYLSFRPVMALLTDKANRIREREVKRAMSKFEDITPEERRIVENMSKMIIRKLLREPMVRMNSAAGTGHEQYYMKAMSDLFKLDTIGESRKIEKISSYRYARQ
- a CDS encoding secretin and TonB N-terminal domain-containing protein; amino-acid sequence: MFLQKKMFALVFVLVFSLMGVVQAGPQVSLNVVDTDVRDVLNSLARLGNANIVTDGDIKGNITIQIHSLDFDSALDLVTKMKGLTYHKAGDVILVGPKDNMSSNFGSMHIFQLKYANPSTVISAASLALGYTESNAKTPASTSSSDSVSTSGTDGIATTKVIDRAKEESNLVQVNNGITNRLSIDKATNSLLFYGTDEEANKIAQMLTSIDIPYQQVSVEAEIVAINKDASKNLGIEWNWSSLPQYPEYETEYKTLTNSYTDSSGKEYQFSTQVPKQTITRKWGASDGQLAGGIVSFGRTPEGHSYEFYYSATINALVTDGKANILARPNIQTMNGREAVINIGGQIPISTVTMNDNTSTTSIEYKDTGIILRYTPQINPDGYITANVYTEVSSPVYVEDLKAYRFNKRSADTVVRLKDGETMVIGGLIGSEESKSYSKIPFLGDLPILGKFFSNHNNTKNESEVMIFLTARIIK
- the hemC gene encoding hydroxymethylbilane synthase, with product MRKSVVIGTRGSKLALWQANYIADCLRKQYPDLTVELKQITTMGDKILDVPLAKIGGKGLFTKELENEMLSGTIDLAVHSLKDMPTELPEGLTLAAITERIASGDALVSNHFSSLQALPKGARVGTSSLRRKAQLLAYRPDLIISDLRGNVDTRLKKLDDGEFDAIVLAAAGLKRLGWEKRIAEILDTKVCLPAVGQGALAIETRADDQTILDLLAFLNDEETRVTTTAERAFLRTVEGGCQVPVGVYGTVVGENQMQVEALIASLDGKVVVRDTLRGSFADAEILGIRLAKSLLARGGREIMISVGCMV